One Chanodichthys erythropterus isolate Z2021 chromosome 22, ASM2448905v1, whole genome shotgun sequence DNA window includes the following coding sequences:
- the LOC137012204 gene encoding uncharacterized protein, with product MSISDSEIQENLRVLDNLVDHQELKDELQSLDDFLADHIQNIDPPFNAPDTNCEVAFAPETVECFLQDLQHSLSDSSGDEASPLGTPRDPLLASSNWSIRQSLFSERWRAERPRLVNTAAAKESVATHICQQCRSSPAVIRCCDCRPRPFFCAECDISMHTRHVLHNRDAMTAGFFQPLPPTTVVVDKALSQCVRLVPVEMPEKICGCSPESLRVSPGKTVAVVTMNGRYDLSMPELFCEACQATWTAAVADLNGSDYWPATLQFATMYTTDIFFSFEEMKMVAPGLSCQAFLRMLDQRTVRFGRTGKISADSFQKSFFEWEAVRFEVDSICKEEPFICPACTPNMLAISVDGNRKHYRFKNAARSEEQAIFEGIFIAKDEDVTRFVDHIHSTTKHVGGRGVCGGEWSAARETSQRSASKVDEEGLELAVCRHGVLLCALNMYRGEIFAYPLYLQEKLASRQVTFFCMDVTCKYWLHLQRVAKS from the exons ATGTCCATAAGTGATTCAGAAATCCAAGAAAATCTAAGGGTCTTGGATAACTTGGTTGATCATCAAGAACTGAAGGATGAGCTCCAAAGTCTTGATGACTTTCTTG CTGATCACATTCAGAACATTGATCCTCCCTTCAATGCTCCTGACACCAACTGTGAGGTGgcctttgctccagagactgtTG AGTGTTTTCTACAAGATCTCCAGCACTCACTGAGCGATTCCTCAGGTGATGAGGCATCACCTCTTGGAACCCCAAGAGATCCTCTTCTGGCATCCTCGAACTGGAGCATACGTCAGAGTCTCTTTTCAGAGAGGTGGAGGGCAGAGAGACCCCGTCTGGTAAACACGGCTGCAGCAAAAGAAAGTGTGGCAACACACATCTGCCAACAGTGTAGGAGCAGTCCAGCAGTTATCCGGTGTTGTGACTGTCGACCACGCCCCTTCTTCTGTGCTGAATGTGACATCAGCATGCACACCAGACATGTCCTCCACAATAGAGATGCCATGACTGCTGGATTCTTCCAGCCATTGCCTCCAACAACTGTTGTGGTGGATAAGGCTCTTTCCCAATGTG TGCGGCTTGTACCTGTGGAAATGCCTGAAAAAATCTGTGGTTGTTCACCAGAGTCATTGAGGGTCAGTCCAGGAAAGACTGTTGCTGTGGTCACAATGAATG GACGATATGATCTAAGCATGCCCGAGTTATTTTGTGAGGCATGCCAAGCCACTTGGACTGCTGCAGTGGCCGACCTAAACGGCAGTGACTACTGGCCGGCAACCCTTCAGTTTGCCACAATGTATACTACCGATATATTTTTCTCATTTGAGGAAATGAAGATGGTGGCACCAGGACTGTCCTGCCAAGCATTTTTAAGAATGCTGGATCAGCGAACTGTTCGCTTTGGTCGT acTGGCAAGATCTCTGCAGACAGTTTTCAGAAGAGTTTTTTTGAGTGGGAGGCTGTACGATTTGAGGTGGACAGTATATGCAAGGAAGAGCCCTTCATCTGCCCTGCATGCACCCCAAATATGCTCGCCATTTCTGTAGATGGAAACCGCAAGCACTACCGTTTTAAGAATGCTGCTAG atctGAGGAACAGGCCATCTTTGAAGGCATCTTTATAGCCAAGGATGAAGATGTTACGAGATTTGTGGACCACATTCACAGCACAACCAAACAT GTCGGTGGGAGAGGTGTTTGTGGAGGCGAGTGGTCAGCAGCCAGAGAGACCTCCCAAAGATCTGCCAGCAAGGTAGACGAAGAGGGATTGGAGCTTGCGGTTTGTCGGCACGGAGTGCTGCTCTGTGCTTTAAATATGTACAGGGGTGAAATTTTTGCCTATCCCCTGTACCTTCAAGAAAAGCTGGCCAGTAGGCAAGTCACTTTTTTTTGTATGGATGTGACCTGCAAATATTGGCTCCACCTGCAAAGAGTTGCAAAAAGCTGA
- the LOC137013158 gene encoding uncharacterized protein encodes MRPFLSIFHAKAHAFKCEVKWSGAYQDGAGLTLGEEVEQCNAFLSRIAVTTKHMSKAGRTDMLTLMAMRWNQQKFRNLAISLSRRYQKARKALQSQLRNLESMKAQLAVTESQLEDWVSDVKEWADAATVTTTNDADGLASRIEVLVASIKRRSQRLYKDTDGNKGRARIRRKIREEKGILTSVVEKYNRMVPSTESLCMETILSGETAWPWQLPHNDSVDLRTI; translated from the exons ATGAGGCCATTCCTTTCGATATTTCATGCCAAAGCACATGCTTTTAAATGCGAG GTGAAATGGAGTGGGGCGTATCAGGATGGGGCTGGACTAACACTAGGGGAGGAGGTGGAACAGTGCAATGCCTTCCTCTCTAGGATTGCAGTGACGACAAAACATATGTCAAAAGCAG GACGCACAGACATGCTGACTCTCATGGCCATGCGCTGGAATCAGCAAAAGTTCAGAAATTTGGCAATTTCACTGTCTCGCCGATATCAGAAG GCCAGAAAAGCTCTGCAAAGCCAGTTACGAAACCTAGAGTCCATGAAAGCCCAATTGGCAGTGACAGAGAGCCAATTGGAAGACTGGGTCAGTGATGTAAAGGAGTGGGCAGACG CAGCAACAGTAACAACCACAAATGATGCTGATGGCTTGGCCAGCAGAATTGAGGTCCTGGTAGCGAGTATCAAGAGACGTTCCCAGCGTCTCTATAAAGACACCGATGGGAACAAAGGTCGTGCCAGAATCCGCCGCAAGATCAGGGAGGAGAAGGGGATCCTGACCTCTGTTGTGGAGAAATACAACAGAATGGTTCCAAGCACAGAAAGTCTTTGCATGGAAACCATTCTGTCTGGTGAGACAGCTTGGCCATGGCAGCTACCACACAATG ACTCTGTCGATCTAAGGACGATCTAA